A region of Necator americanus strain Aroian chromosome I, whole genome shotgun sequence DNA encodes the following proteins:
- a CDS encoding hypothetical protein (NECATOR_CHRI.G4186.T1) translates to MDDGGAVDGKDGMVVCRSYAEKFPDPSNHPVTVVLFAILYSFVFVISLAGNLGVIYATVRHRSLQTVQNIFIVNLAVSDVILCMLSIPLTPVTHIAKQWYFGSMLCRVVGGIQAIGLFIGTFSLCAIAIDRYFRLVIAPGSPLRKVNAIRITILLWIISILATLPYVYHMKMKKYPAINVCGEFCTEKWPNVHSKRIYTLFVLAIQFVIPFTIMTICYQAVFSFLRRRAKSRLTSIAQQANLLYVVAATAGGDTQQHKEQLTHLIEQKKRVMQQRRRVTLILVSMVVIFGITSLPHNIVSTLMEFTDSQDLLAYNGNDYTYLLNLITHFLAMLSCVANPLLYAFLNPEFRELILNGLAGIKWAPRFVSRTWQPTQTTCCATKPPQSVLIAI, encoded by the exons atggCATGGTCGTTTGCCGGTCGTACGCGGAGAAATTCCCCGATCCAAGCAATCATCCAGTTACGGTAGTCCTGTTCGCTATTCTCTACTCGTTTGTGTTTGTGATTAGTTTGGCTGGGAATTTGG GTGTCATCTATGCGACAGTACGACATAGAAGTTTACAAACGGTACAAAATATCTTCATAGTGAATTTAGCGGTCAGCGACGTAATCCTCTGTATGCTGTCCATACCACTTACTCCAGTTACGCACATTGCCAAACAAtg GTATTTCGGCTCAATGCTTTGTCGTGTTGTGGGCGGAATCCAAGCGATCGGTCTCTTTATCGGCACCTTCTCACTGTGTGCGATTGCTATAGATCGATATTTTCGTCTAGTAATTGCTCCAG GAAGTCCACTCCGAAAAGTGAACGCAATCCGGATTACAATTCTTCTTTGGATCATTTCAATATTGGCCACGTTACCATATGTGTACcatatgaaaatgaagaagtaccCAGCAATTA ACGTATGTGGGGAATTTTGTACAGAGAAATGGCCGAATGTGCATTCAAAACGGATCTACACATTATTTGTGCTCGCTATCCAATTTGTGATTCCATTCACAATAATGACCATCTGCTATCAAGCG GTATTCTCATTTCTGCGACGGCGAGCAAAGTCTAGACTGACCTCCATAGCGCAACAAGCGAATCTCTTATATGTTGTGGCTGCTACGGCAGGTGGAGACACGCAACAACACAAAGAGCAG CTTACTCATCTGATCGAGCAGAAAAAACGGGTGATGCAACAACGACGGCGAGTAACTCTAATCCTGGTGTCCATGGTTGTGATCTTCGGAATCACATCACTTCcccacaacatcgtcagtaCTCTAATGGAGTTCACCGACAGTCAAGATCTCCTCGCCTATAACGGCAACGATTACACATACCTCCTGAACCTTATCACACATTT TTTGGCAATGTTATCCTGCGTCGCTAATCCACTGCTCTACGCTTTCTTGAATCCGGAATTTCGTGAACTCATCCTAAATGGTCTCGCCGGCATCAAATGGGCACCGCGATTCGTCAGTCGGACATGGCAGCCCACACAAACTACG TGCTGTGCCACGAAGCCTCCTCAATCGGTTCTGATAGCgatctga
- a CDS encoding hypothetical protein (NECATOR_CHRI.G4187.T1), with translation MLTEFDETCGCVGIQLNLQKTMFMRNGWVSDAPFALNGTNISEHTSYVYLGRELNMMNELSWAGGDERLGERIRSSTNTTLLPVLTYASGTWAFRKQEENAVSVIERAIERVMVGVSRFTQVRDGIRSSLLRQRSKIRDAAAFAKESKIRWAGHVMRFNDNVWTRADTGIPAILSALQDDRRTDGQISSRSPSKKNMILYVSHAKGGTTGLLWHAIGTNGRITGVRSTSSKINGSQGDQGG, from the coding sequence atgctgaccgaattcgacgaaacatgtggatgcgtCGGTATTCAGCTGAATCTCCAAAAGACcatgttcatgcgcaacggatgggtctcagATGCCCCATTcgcgctcaacggaacgaacatatccgaacacaccagctacgtttatctgggtcgggaattgaacatgatgaacgaactgagctgggcaggaggagacgagcggcttggggagcgtataagatcATCGACGAACACAACCCTACTTCCtgttttgacctatgcttcgggaacctgggcatttcgcaagcaggaagaaaacgcggtgagcgtcattgaacgcgcaattgagagagtgatggtaggagtatcccgtttcacgcaagtgagggacgggattcgaagttctctcctacgtcaacgatcgaagattagagacgccgccgcgtttgccaaggaaagtaaaataaggtgggccggacacgtgatgcgctttaacgacaacgtTTGGACCAGAGCCGACACTGGgatccccgcgatattaagcgcactacaggacgACCGCCGaaccgatggtcagatttcttcacgaagtccttcgaaaaaaaatatgatactctacgtgtcccacgcgaaaggaggaaccactgggctactctggcacgcgatcgggacaaatggaagaattactggcgtacgctcgaccagttcgaagatcaacgggagtcaaggtgatcaaggtgggTAA